In one window of Leptospira sp. WS92.C1 DNA:
- a CDS encoding NADH-quinone oxidoreductase subunit D, which produces MMYEKTAEHFQQKFQNLPEGHLLVNLGPSHPATHGILQNVIQLDGERIVEAESVIGYVHRCFEKLGERYTYNQFLVCTDRMNYVSTPLNNIGWILAVEKMMQISVPDRVTYVRMIISELSRIMDHIICSGILGVDLGAFSGLLHLFHHRENIYQVIEKLTGARLTTTFCRIGGLERDIYPEFAKEVKLVCNGLKPAIEEFNSLLLKNKIFLGRTEGIGGISAEDAIAYGYTGPNLRAAGVDWDVRRDEPYMLYDQVDFDIPVGEDGSVLHRTLVRMEEMRQSIRIIEQLVDGIPSGPWHADLPHAYLPEKQKVYNNMEELIYHFKIIMHGVKVPPGEHYMATEAANGELGYYIVSEGEKSPWRVHVRRPCFWYYQSFAELVRGGLLADSVATMSSLNVIAGELDC; this is translated from the coding sequence ATGATGTATGAAAAAACCGCAGAACACTTTCAGCAGAAATTTCAAAATCTTCCGGAAGGACACCTCCTCGTAAACTTAGGTCCTTCTCATCCCGCGACTCATGGGATTCTTCAAAATGTGATTCAACTCGACGGAGAGAGAATCGTGGAAGCAGAATCCGTGATCGGATACGTGCACCGCTGTTTTGAAAAATTAGGAGAACGTTATACTTACAATCAGTTTCTGGTCTGTACAGATCGGATGAACTACGTTTCCACGCCGCTAAACAATATCGGCTGGATTCTCGCAGTGGAAAAGATGATGCAGATCAGCGTTCCGGATCGAGTGACGTATGTGAGAATGATCATCTCCGAACTTTCGAGAATCATGGATCATATCATCTGCAGCGGGATTCTCGGTGTGGACTTGGGCGCATTCTCGGGATTATTGCATCTCTTTCATCATCGCGAAAATATCTATCAAGTGATCGAGAAGTTAACCGGGGCGAGATTGACCACCACGTTTTGCAGAATCGGCGGTCTCGAAAGGGACATCTATCCGGAGTTTGCCAAAGAGGTAAAACTCGTATGCAACGGACTCAAACCTGCAATCGAAGAATTCAACAGCCTTCTTTTAAAAAATAAAATCTTTCTGGGACGTACCGAAGGAATCGGCGGAATTTCCGCCGAAGACGCAATCGCATACGGATACACCGGGCCGAATCTCAGAGCGGCGGGTGTGGACTGGGACGTTCGCAGAGATGAACCATATATGCTCTATGATCAGGTGGACTTTGACATTCCGGTCGGAGAGGACGGTTCGGTTCTTCATCGAACGTTAGTGCGTATGGAAGAAATGCGACAGTCGATCCGGATCATCGAACAGCTTGTAGACGGAATTCCTTCCGGACCTTGGCACGCGGATCTTCCTCACGCTTATCTTCCGGAAAAACAGAAAGTCTACAACAATATGGAAGAATTGATCTATCACTTCAAGATCATCATGCACGGGGTAAAAGTTCCTCCGGGTGAACACTATATGGCTACCGAAGCTGCAAACGGCGAACTCGGATATTATATCGTTTCCGAAGGAGAAAAATCACCTTGGAGAGTTCACGTTAGACGTCCTTGTTTTTGGTATTATCAATCGTTTGCGGAACTCGTTCGGGGCGGTCTGCTCGCGGATTCGGTCGCGACCATGAGCTCTCTGAATGTGATCGCGGGGGAGTTGGATTGCTGA
- the nuoK gene encoding NADH-quinone oxidoreductase subunit NuoK has translation MSLWISGIPVEYFLILAMITFTIGVAGVLVRRSAVLIFMSIELILNSVNLVFVTFSKALHQVDGEVVVFFVMAIAASEAAIGLAIVIAIHRIKKTSFVDEMNLMKW, from the coding sequence ATGAGTCTTTGGATTTCCGGAATCCCGGTGGAATATTTTTTAATCCTGGCGATGATCACGTTTACGATCGGGGTCGCGGGGGTTCTTGTGAGAAGAAGCGCGGTTCTTATCTTTATGTCGATCGAATTGATATTAAACTCGGTCAATCTTGTGTTTGTAACTTTTTCCAAGGCTCTGCACCAAGTGGATGGAGAAGTTGTGGTGTTTTTCGTAATGGCAATCGCGGCTTCCGAGGCGGCGATCGGATTGGCCATCGTGATTGCGATCCATAGGATCAAAAAAACGAGCTTTGTGGACGAAATGAATCTGATGAAATGGTAG
- the nuoF gene encoding NADH-quinone oxidoreductase subunit NuoF, with product MAEMKILTKYIDNPKSTELEFYESVHGYDGLKKALAMKPDDIIAEVKKSGLRGRGGAGFPTGLKWSFIPKDIPKPKYIICNADEGEPGTFKDRKLIENLPHQIIEGMIIGARAINSNKGFFYIRGEFQKGAKTMQKAIDEAYAKGYLGKNILDSGFDFDLILYEGAGAYICGEETALINSIEGRRGHPRLKPPFPAVSGLYRSPTVVNNVETFSAIPHIIDKGADWYSKIGTEKSPGTRLFSVSGNVKRPGVYEIELGTPLLELVNDLCGGITDDKPLKAVIPGGSSVPILTAEECKTANMDFESMAAHKTMLGSGAVIVLAEGADIVETTYRFARFYAHESCGQCTPCREGTHWVRDILSKIRDGEGTTQDIDLILSLSRNMEGGTTICPLSDACVGAVRPAIQKFRSEFDARLKVKPEPVVELRRRKEDKISESVVAEGQKTP from the coding sequence ATGGCAGAGATGAAAATTCTTACGAAATACATTGATAATCCCAAGTCTACCGAACTTGAGTTTTACGAATCCGTTCACGGTTACGACGGGTTAAAAAAAGCCCTCGCGATGAAACCGGACGATATCATCGCTGAAGTCAAAAAATCGGGTTTGAGAGGAAGGGGAGGGGCCGGTTTTCCGACCGGACTCAAGTGGTCGTTTATCCCGAAAGACATTCCAAAACCGAAATATATAATCTGCAACGCGGACGAAGGCGAACCAGGAACATTCAAAGATCGTAAACTGATTGAGAACCTTCCTCATCAGATCATAGAAGGGATGATCATCGGAGCCAGAGCGATCAATTCCAACAAAGGATTTTTTTATATCCGGGGGGAATTTCAGAAAGGCGCTAAGACGATGCAGAAGGCGATCGACGAAGCTTATGCAAAGGGATATCTGGGTAAGAATATTCTGGATTCCGGTTTTGATTTTGATCTCATTCTTTACGAAGGCGCGGGAGCCTATATCTGTGGAGAAGAAACCGCGCTCATCAACTCGATCGAGGGTAGAAGAGGTCATCCAAGACTCAAACCCCCGTTCCCTGCGGTTTCGGGTTTGTATCGTTCTCCTACCGTGGTCAACAACGTGGAAACGTTTTCCGCGATTCCTCATATTATCGACAAGGGCGCGGATTGGTATTCCAAGATCGGAACCGAAAAATCCCCCGGTACAAGACTGTTTAGCGTTTCGGGTAACGTGAAACGGCCGGGTGTTTATGAAATCGAATTAGGAACTCCTTTATTAGAACTTGTGAATGATCTCTGCGGCGGGATCACGGACGACAAACCTCTGAAGGCTGTCATCCCGGGCGGATCCTCGGTTCCCATTCTCACCGCGGAAGAATGCAAAACCGCGAATATGGATTTCGAATCGATGGCGGCTCACAAGACCATGCTCGGTTCGGGTGCGGTGATCGTGCTCGCGGAAGGCGCGGACATCGTGGAAACCACGTATCGATTTGCGAGATTCTACGCTCACGAATCCTGCGGTCAGTGTACTCCGTGCCGCGAAGGAACCCACTGGGTTCGGGACATTCTTTCTAAAATCAGGGACGGAGAAGGTACGACTCAGGACATCGATCTGATTCTTTCCTTGTCCAGAAACATGGAAGGCGGAACGACCATCTGTCCTCTTTCGGACGCCTGTGTGGGAGCGGTTCGTCCTGCGATTCAGAAATTTCGTTCCGAGTTTGACGCCAGGCTCAAGGTAAAACCGGAGCCGGTTGTGGAACTTCGGAGAAGAAAGGAAGATAAAATTTCCGAATCCGTTGTTGCGGAAGGACAAAAAACTCCATGA
- a CDS encoding NADH-quinone oxidoreductase subunit A, producing the protein MDSAPEHLGPLLIQFLLGVGFSALILTLAILIGPKKKSKPQDTFECGVQYYGDARGLFNIKFYLVAVLFILFDIEAVFLFPYAVNLIGFKNAGIGFFLIFEMFVFVLTLVVGLYYIWKKGALEWD; encoded by the coding sequence ATGGATAGCGCTCCCGAGCATCTTGGCCCCTTATTAATTCAATTCTTACTCGGAGTAGGTTTCTCTGCTCTGATTCTTACCCTTGCCATACTCATCGGTCCGAAAAAAAAATCGAAACCTCAGGATACCTTCGAATGCGGAGTCCAATACTATGGGGATGCGAGAGGACTTTTTAATATTAAGTTTTATCTCGTTGCGGTTCTTTTTATTTTGTTCGACATCGAAGCCGTTTTTCTTTTTCCGTATGCGGTCAATTTGATCGGATTTAAGAACGCGGGAATCGGTTTTTTTCTCATCTTTGAGATGTTTGTGTTTGTCCTCACCCTTGTTGTGGGCTTATACTATATCTGGAAGAAAGGAGCTCTGGAATGGGATTGA
- a CDS encoding NADH-quinone oxidoreductase subunit J → MPFTDQPQLLLFFLFSAVMILSSLGVIFHPNAITAAVLLVLSFFSLAAIYAVMNAIFLATMQLLVYAGAIMVLVVFVLMLLSLREESQTLFIFEKPVKKILYLSLVAFLGVLLITAVQDGIPSKSSQRIGYGENGSNLYSMDIPKGGNTDNGLGFTSKGNTAVVGTAMFLRYLLPFELISILLLAAVLGVVVLGKKTLGKGEQGGRI, encoded by the coding sequence ATGCCATTTACAGATCAACCCCAACTGCTCCTGTTTTTTCTGTTCTCCGCGGTGATGATACTCAGCTCTTTAGGAGTGATTTTTCATCCGAATGCGATCACGGCCGCGGTTCTTCTTGTATTGAGTTTTTTTTCGCTCGCGGCGATCTACGCGGTGATGAACGCGATCTTTCTCGCGACGATGCAGCTTCTCGTATATGCGGGAGCGATCATGGTCTTGGTGGTTTTTGTTTTGATGCTCCTCTCTTTAAGAGAAGAATCGCAAACTCTTTTTATCTTTGAGAAACCGGTTAAAAAAATTCTCTATCTTAGTCTTGTCGCGTTTTTGGGAGTTCTTTTGATCACCGCGGTTCAGGACGGGATTCCGTCTAAAAGTTCTCAAAGGATCGGTTACGGAGAGAACGGAAGTAACTTATATTCCATGGACATTCCCAAAGGCGGAAACACGGACAACGGTCTCGGATTCACCTCCAAAGGAAATACTGCAGTGGTCGGAACCGCGATGTTTTTAAGATACCTTCTTCCGTTTGAATTGATTTCGATCCTTCTCCTCGCCGCGGTTTTGGGCGTAGTGGTGCTCGGGAAAAAGACGTTAGGAAAGGGCGAACAGGGAGGAAGAATATGA
- the nuoE gene encoding NADH-quinone oxidoreductase subunit NuoE, giving the protein MSYKFSDTSEKRFQKMLEVFPDKRSLILPCLYILQRENGFVDQEGMNYIADRLGDPISLAQIYGVATFYTLYNKKPVGKYHIQICGTSSCYLQGNDRIEKHLCDRLGIHLGQTTPDQKFTLEEVECLGACGYAPMVQINDDFYEQLTPETVDQILESLN; this is encoded by the coding sequence ATGAGTTACAAGTTCAGTGACACCTCCGAAAAAAGATTTCAGAAAATGCTGGAAGTATTTCCGGACAAACGCTCCCTCATACTTCCGTGTTTGTATATTCTCCAAAGAGAAAACGGGTTTGTGGATCAGGAAGGGATGAACTACATCGCGGATCGCCTTGGAGATCCGATCTCCTTGGCTCAGATCTATGGTGTCGCTACATTCTATACTTTATATAACAAAAAGCCGGTAGGAAAGTATCATATTCAGATCTGCGGAACCTCGAGTTGTTATCTTCAGGGAAACGATAGAATCGAAAAACATCTCTGTGACCGTCTCGGAATTCATCTGGGACAAACGACCCCCGATCAGAAGTTTACGCTGGAAGAAGTGGAATGTCTCGGGGCCTGCGGTTACGCGCCTATGGTGCAGATCAACGACGATTTTTACGAGCAGCTGACTCCCGAAACGGTGGATCAGATTCTTGAAAGTTTGAACTGA
- a CDS encoding NADH-quinone oxidoreductase subunit C, whose protein sequence is MKEAVERFLKEKFSHFLDADAAPVVSNVPVFFIKAEALIPVLSALKNDPSLHYNFLNDLTAIDWLGKREPRFEVCYLLRSGNKASSRIQIKVRVEEGESIPSITGVYKGANWPEREVYDLFGIEFINHPSLDRILLPDNFQGHPLRKDFPLEGFGQDYLIEDLLHIHINDDITKKEGGK, encoded by the coding sequence ATGAAAGAAGCAGTAGAACGGTTTCTCAAAGAAAAGTTTTCTCATTTTTTGGACGCAGATGCCGCGCCGGTTGTTTCCAACGTTCCCGTCTTTTTTATAAAAGCGGAAGCTTTGATTCCCGTATTGTCCGCGCTAAAAAACGATCCATCACTCCATTATAATTTTCTAAACGACCTCACGGCGATCGATTGGCTCGGAAAAAGAGAACCTCGTTTTGAAGTGTGTTATCTTTTACGTTCCGGAAATAAGGCGTCGAGCAGAATCCAAATCAAGGTCCGAGTGGAAGAAGGGGAATCGATTCCCAGTATCACCGGAGTTTATAAGGGCGCGAACTGGCCGGAGCGGGAAGTATACGACCTATTCGGAATTGAATTTATCAATCACCCGAGTTTGGATCGGATTTTGCTTCCCGATAATTTTCAAGGACATCCTCTGAGAAAGGATTTTCCGTTGGAAGGATTCGGTCAGGATTATCTGATCGAAGATCTACTGCATATTCATATCAACGATGATATTACAAAGAAGGAGGGAGGAAAGTAG
- the nuoL gene encoding NADH-quinone oxidoreductase subunit L, with protein MEISVLIPTLVALPLIGFLVSGLFGKWLKGFTGIFSTAVVFISFGLALVSFFLFHPMERSIPEIVTVFPWIEAGGIKVSLAYQVDQLSLYMILIITGIGALIHLYSIGYMKEDPGFTRYFAYLNLFIFSMLNLVLAENLILLFLGWEGVGLCSYLLIGFDYHKDSAANAGMKAFITNRIGDLGMLLGISLVYWYTGSVSFTAIAEAIPEVPSFRYILPLVGICFFIGAIGKSAQLPLHVWLPDAMAGPTPVSALIHAATMVTAGIFLIARLNPIFLSAPQVGHWIVIIGSVTAFFAATVGLFQNDIKKVLAYSTVSQLGYMFVAMGAGAYVAGLFHLMTHAFFKALLFLGSGSVIHALHHEQDLRNMGGLKKQMKITWITFLIGSLAISGIPPFSGFFSKDLILEKSYAYGTLFYGLGIVTALMTAFYMFRMTYLAFYGESRVSSHKATHLHESPLVMTIPLVILSIGAAITGFLEVPHFLFGGVDVLSRYFAPVFLRGIEISQMIVKQPLDAHETGATLELILVGVSVAIALSGIFIARMIFVSGKNVPDAEESHTGAKRILSKKYYVDEFYHGFIIEPIVLLGKFLADHVEKNFLDLMLRGTGRVAVAISLVLRRVQTGIVVDYAILIVFGTVIILSLFLLRGL; from the coding sequence ATGGAAATTTCAGTCCTCATCCCAACGTTAGTCGCACTTCCTCTGATCGGATTTTTAGTTTCTGGTCTTTTCGGTAAATGGCTGAAAGGTTTTACTGGAATTTTTTCCACCGCGGTTGTATTTATCTCCTTTGGTCTTGCCTTGGTTTCCTTTTTTCTGTTTCATCCGATGGAACGTTCCATTCCGGAGATCGTGACCGTATTTCCTTGGATTGAAGCCGGGGGAATCAAAGTATCCCTCGCGTATCAAGTAGATCAGCTTTCCTTATATATGATTTTGATCATTACCGGGATCGGAGCGTTGATCCATCTCTATAGCATCGGATATATGAAGGAAGATCCGGGTTTTACCCGTTATTTTGCGTATTTGAATCTGTTTATCTTTTCGATGCTCAATCTGGTACTTGCAGAAAATTTAATTCTTCTTTTTTTAGGATGGGAAGGAGTCGGGCTTTGTTCGTATCTGTTGATTGGGTTTGACTATCACAAGGATTCGGCTGCAAACGCAGGAATGAAGGCGTTTATCACAAACCGAATCGGGGATCTCGGGATGTTACTCGGGATTTCTCTCGTGTATTGGTATACGGGTTCGGTATCGTTTACGGCAATTGCGGAGGCGATTCCCGAAGTGCCTTCGTTTCGATATATCCTTCCGCTTGTTGGAATTTGTTTTTTTATAGGAGCGATCGGAAAGTCCGCTCAGCTTCCACTGCACGTTTGGCTTCCGGACGCGATGGCGGGACCAACTCCGGTGTCCGCGTTGATCCACGCGGCGACGATGGTAACCGCCGGAATTTTCCTGATCGCAAGACTGAATCCGATCTTTCTTTCGGCTCCGCAAGTGGGGCATTGGATCGTGATCATCGGATCGGTGACCGCTTTTTTTGCCGCGACCGTCGGCTTATTTCAGAACGATATCAAAAAGGTGCTCGCGTATTCGACCGTGTCTCAGTTGGGATATATGTTCGTCGCGATGGGAGCTGGCGCGTATGTCGCGGGGCTCTTTCACTTGATGACTCACGCGTTTTTTAAGGCGCTTCTTTTTTTGGGCTCCGGTTCCGTGATCCACGCGCTCCATCACGAGCAGGATCTCCGCAACATGGGCGGACTCAAAAAACAGATGAAAATCACTTGGATCACGTTTTTGATCGGATCGTTGGCGATCTCCGGGATTCCTCCGTTTAGCGGATTCTTTTCCAAGGATTTAATATTAGAAAAGAGTTATGCTTACGGAACTCTTTTTTACGGATTGGGAATCGTGACTGCGCTTATGACCGCGTTCTACATGTTTCGCATGACGTATCTCGCATTTTATGGAGAATCCCGTGTGTCCTCGCACAAGGCGACGCATCTTCACGAATCACCGCTCGTGATGACGATCCCTCTCGTGATTTTATCGATCGGAGCGGCGATCACAGGATTTTTAGAAGTTCCTCATTTTCTTTTCGGAGGAGTGGACGTTCTCTCCCGCTACTTTGCACCGGTGTTTTTGAGAGGAATCGAAATCTCTCAGATGATCGTAAAGCAGCCGTTAGATGCACACGAAACCGGAGCGACTTTGGAACTGATCCTGGTCGGCGTATCCGTCGCGATCGCGTTATCCGGAATTTTTATCGCCAGAATGATTTTTGTAAGCGGGAAAAACGTTCCGGATGCAGAAGAATCACATACCGGAGCCAAAAGAATTCTTTCCAAAAAATACTACGTGGATGAATTCTATCATGGTTTTATCATAGAGCCGATCGTTCTTCTCGGAAAGTTTTTAGCCGATCACGTCGAGAAAAATTTTTTGGATCTGATGCTCAGAGGAACGGGAAGGGTCGCGGTTGCGATTTCTTTGGTTTTACGAAGGGTCCAAACCGGAATTGTCGTCGACTATGCGATCCTGATTGTGTTCGGAACCGTAATCATTCTTTCCTTGTTTTTATTGAGGGGGCTGTAA
- a CDS encoding NADH-quinone oxidoreductase subunit B, translating to MGLSDLSKGPGQALGDMIQLGNVEAVIQWGRSNSLWPYPFATACCGIEYMSTACSDYDIARFGAERPSFSPRQADMILVLGTITYKMAPVLRQIYDQMAEPKFVISVGACASSGGMFNTYGVLQGVDRILPVDVYVPGCPPRPEAILDALVKLQEKMKTQGLEARRQEVMQKIQELNERNKPLVVR from the coding sequence ATGGGATTGAGTGATCTGAGTAAAGGTCCGGGCCAGGCCCTGGGAGATATGATCCAACTCGGCAACGTCGAGGCGGTGATTCAATGGGGAAGAAGTAATTCGCTTTGGCCTTATCCTTTTGCCACCGCGTGTTGCGGAATCGAATATATGAGTACTGCGTGTTCCGATTACGATATCGCTCGTTTTGGAGCGGAACGTCCTTCGTTTTCCCCGCGTCAGGCGGACATGATTTTGGTTCTCGGAACCATCACTTATAAAATGGCTCCGGTTCTTCGTCAAATTTACGATCAAATGGCGGAACCAAAATTCGTGATCAGCGTCGGGGCCTGTGCTTCTTCGGGTGGAATGTTCAACACATACGGAGTTCTGCAAGGTGTAGATCGAATTCTTCCGGTGGATGTATATGTTCCGGGTTGTCCTCCGAGACCCGAAGCGATTTTAGATGCATTGGTCAAATTGCAGGAAAAGATGAAAACGCAGGGGCTGGAAGCGAGACGTCAGGAAGTGATGCAGAAAATCCAGGAATTGAACGAAAGAAATAAACCCCTGGTCGTACGATGA
- the nuoH gene encoding NADH-quinone oxidoreductase subunit NuoH produces the protein MNWNEILFWLLKSGLFFFILITACAYYTLAERKVAGFIQDRKGPNRAGIWGLLQPLADGIKFLTKEEVFPTQVSKVMYLIAPAISMTCAIMAWSVVPLGGQIPLPGFLQNATGLVFLDLQVANPDTGILFLFAISSLAVYGIIIAGWASNNKYSLLGAIRSTAQMISYELPLGMSVVSIVIITGSLKLTDISASQAGLWNIFKLPGLIAFFLFTVSMFAETNRLPFDLAEAESELVVGFHTEYGAFKFALFFIAEYMNMITMSCVVTLLFFGGYLVPFGILDGHVLQPLLGLFFFLGKVLFFTFLFLWVRWTLPRFRYDQLMTLGWKKLIPWAILNILIASIYIQF, from the coding sequence ATGAACTGGAATGAAATCTTATTTTGGCTTTTGAAAAGCGGTCTTTTCTTTTTTATCCTGATCACCGCCTGCGCGTATTATACTCTTGCTGAGAGAAAGGTAGCGGGTTTTATCCAGGATCGAAAGGGGCCAAACCGCGCTGGGATCTGGGGACTTTTACAGCCCCTCGCGGATGGAATCAAATTTCTTACCAAAGAAGAAGTGTTTCCGACCCAGGTAAGCAAGGTGATGTATCTGATCGCACCTGCGATCTCGATGACCTGTGCGATCATGGCTTGGTCCGTGGTTCCTCTCGGAGGACAAATTCCTCTTCCCGGATTTTTGCAGAATGCGACCGGTCTTGTATTTTTGGATCTGCAGGTCGCCAATCCGGATACGGGAATCTTATTCTTATTTGCGATCTCTTCTCTTGCCGTGTATGGGATCATCATCGCGGGTTGGGCGAGTAACAACAAATATTCGTTGTTAGGCGCGATCCGTTCCACGGCTCAGATGATCAGTTACGAGCTTCCATTGGGAATGAGCGTCGTGTCCATCGTAATCATCACTGGTTCTTTAAAACTCACGGATATCAGCGCATCTCAGGCGGGTCTCTGGAATATTTTCAAACTTCCCGGGTTGATCGCATTTTTTCTATTTACGGTTTCCATGTTTGCGGAGACAAATCGTCTTCCCTTTGACTTGGCGGAAGCCGAGTCCGAACTCGTAGTCGGGTTTCACACGGAATACGGAGCGTTTAAGTTCGCATTGTTTTTTATCGCGGAATACATGAACATGATCACGATGAGCTGCGTCGTCACCTTGCTTTTCTTCGGCGGATATTTGGTTCCGTTCGGCATTTTGGACGGGCACGTGCTTCAGCCTCTTTTAGGACTCTTTTTCTTTTTAGGAAAGGTTCTCTTTTTTACCTTTTTGTTTCTCTGGGTGAGATGGACCCTTCCCCGATTTCGTTACGATCAACTGATGACCTTGGGATGGAAAAAACTCATTCCCTGGGCGATCTTGAACATCCTGATCGCAAGTATCTATATACAATTTTAA